The genomic stretch TTCAATTTCGCCTGCCCGCGGCGCGATGCTCGCAAAATCGGCCGAATCGATACGAAGGTACTTCTTGCCTCTCACGACGCTAATCCGCACAGACCTACGTAGGGCCGGTTTGCCGGTTGTGAGGACTGCAAGGGCATCTGTCACCGTGGTCCCATGAGAAACGCTCTTCGCTCTCTCGGAAATCACGTTTTCGCCAAGCTCTCTTATCAGTCGACGTATTGTTTCCTCTTCAGCGGCCGACAGGTGCTTGTCGACAAAAAACCTGAGTACGCTTTCCGGTAGCCGAGAAATCGCCAACATTCGTGACACTTGCGCGGCCGACACGCTTAGTCCCGTGGCTAATTCCTTTTGGTTCCGCCACAGGCCGCGCGCGATCATGATTGAATAAAACTTCGCCATAACGATGACCGGCGGCTTCGACACGAGCAGTTGCTTGTGTACGGCCACAGCCGTTTTCTGGTTCGGAATCTCGCGGGCGCTGAAATCGAAGTTCATCCTCTAGATCCATAACTAGTCGCGACAGTCGGCGAGTGATTGCCAGTTATCAAAGCCATACGCACGCTTCGGTCAACCAACAGTCACGCACATCCGCTTCAGAAGCGCATCGACGCAATCGCGAAGTTCAGCTGATGCTTGCCCGCTTGGCTTTGAGACTATGATGGGATGAGCCCCCAGTCCCGCGAGACCTTCCGAGAATTCGTCGTTACGTCGGATCGAGCGCTCAAGCCACGCGTCACGGTGGGCCTGCGTGATCGTCGACAACTGCCCCATAACGTGCACAGGATTCGGATCGAAGAAGTTGCCGACGAGGATGAGATCTGGTGTCCGGTGAAACCGATCTTTCGTTTCAGTCAACACTTCGGAGAGATACGACAGAGCCTTGGTAGAAGACTTCGCGATCGAGACGGGCGAGATCACGTAGTCGGATGCTAGCAGGGCGCACGACGGCACTGTCAAGTTGACGAGCGCAGGGTAAGTGTCATTCTCAAGCGTAGGTATCCTTACCAGAGGAGTCGTTCAGCGCCGGAGACAGTCCAGCCATACCATGTGGCGAGGCGTTCTTTCAATATGGCACGGTGACATTCCGCGTTCATCCGATGTCTGGGTAACGCGAAGTGCTGCCGGATCGGACCGAAGCATGAGAGAAACGCCTGCGTGCGACGCGCGTCACGAAAGCCGCACATTTGGCGCTCGCGCCTGCGGGTTGGCTGATGGCTATTCTCCGCGCGGTTGTTTATGCGTGCAGCTGCTTTGACGAAAACGTGCTTGACCTGCGCGAGTTCGGGGATGTCAGCCTTCGCTGCCGGATAACTGCGCAGTTGATCCGTAACGATCTTGCGCGGCACCGGGTTTGATCGCAGCAGTCGTCGAAAGAAGCGCCTGGCCGCGGCCTTGTCGCGCCGCTTTTGTACCAGCACGTCGAGTTCTGCGCCATGCTCGTCAACGGCGCGCCACAGCAGATACGGCTCGCCGCGCAGTGTCACGAACATCTCGTCAAGGTGCCACGCTCGTCCCGGCCTGCGCCGAACTGCCTTGGCGCACCTGGCGAATCCGGCACCGAATTTGTCACACCAGCAACGGATCGTTTCGTACGTGACCACGACGCCGCGCTCGAGCAACAACTCCTCGATGTCGCGCAGGCTCAGGCTGAACCGGAAATACCAGCGAACCGCGCAGCTGATAACGACGGCAGGGAAGCGGTGGCCGTGATAAGGCGATTTCGTTTTGTTCATCGCTTCATTTTACCGCCGCCTGTCTATCAACTTGACACAGCCACAAGCAGTCGTTCTAGACCGCCGCAACCGCTTCATCGTCTGCTACGACGGGCGCTGCATTGCAGACCGATGGGGGCGTGAAAAGAGCGCCTGTTAGAGCAACGGCGCCAGCGGAAAGCCGGTCTCGCAATTCGGACCGGCTCCGACCCGTGGCGCTGCTGAAACAGCAGCTTCACCACTGATGATGCACGTGAGGCGCTATCTTCTCCAGATAAAGCGCGCGAAGTACAGCCATGGCCGAATCACTCAGGGGCGGCAATTCGCTTGCCTCACTGTTGCCCCTGGCTTGCGCCGCGTTCTTCGCCCCAGGGATGACGGTCGTCACGCCCTGGTTCATGAGAATCCAGCGCAGCGCAAACTGCGCCATCGTCGTATTCTGCGGAAGGAGTGAGCGAATTTCGTCGACGGCGTCCAGAGCGATTTCATACGGAACGCCCGCAAAGGTCTCGCCCTTGTCGAAGGACTCACCGTTCCGATTGAAAAGGCGATGATCATTGGCGGCAAACGTCGTCTCGCGCGTCATCTTTCCGGTGAGCAGACCGGATGCGAGCGGCACACGGACGATCACGGCGACGCCCCGTTCATGCGCTTCCTGGATGAACCGGGTCGGCCTCTGTCTAAAAATGTTGTAGATGATCTGCACCGACTTCACGCCCGGATATTCGATCGCCTTCAGCCCTTCTTCGACTTTCTCGACGGACACTCCGTAGCAGCGGATCTTTCCCGATACGACCATACGGTCCAGTGCATCGAAAACTTCAGGCCGGTAATAGACCTCCGTCGGCGGGCAGTGAAGCTGCACCAGGTCGAGGCACTCAACGTCCAGGTTCTTTAAAGACCGGTCCACGAAAGCATTCAGATTCGCCGCCGTGTAGCCGTCCGCCAGATGCGGGTCAAGCCTGCGACCAGCCTTGGTCGCAACAAAGGGGCGTGTCCCCGTTCGTTCCTTGAGCACGTCCGCGATGATCCGCTCCGAACGGCCATCGCCATAGACATCGGCCGTATCGATGAACGTCGTGCCGTTGTCGAGTGCCGCGTGCAGGGCTGACTTTGCATCGCTCTCTGCGACGTCGCCCCATGAGCCGCCAATTGCCCAAGCGCCGAATCCGATTTCAAAGACACTGCTTTCGGTATTCCCGAACTTTCGCTGTTTCATGCTGATTCTTCCTTCATGGCATCAGTTGTCCGCCGTTGACCTCGATGATTTGCCCGGTGATGTATCCCGACATCGCGCGCGACGCGAGGAACAGGAATGCGCCGACGCATTCCTCCGGCAATCCTTCTCTGCCCATCGGCACCGTCGCTGTCTGCGACGCGCGGATGTGCGGTGGCGTGTATTTGTCGTGAAAGGGCGTTTGTATCAGTCCCGGCGATACCGCGTTGACCCGGATGCCGTCGTCAACGAATTCCTTCGCATGGCCACGAGTCAAGCTGCTGACAAAGCTTTTCGACGCTGCGTAAAGCACCGCGCCCGCGCCGCCGCCCGTTCGCGCCGCGATGGACGTCGTATTGATGATGTAGCCGCCGGCCGCTTTCAGGAACGGATAGGCCGCAGACGTTGCTTCCCAGACCGATCTCGCGTTGAGACTGACGACCTGTTCAAAATGGCTCGCCGATGCGCTGACGGAGGCCAGCCGTCCCAGCATGCCGCCGGCGTTATTAATGAGCCCATCAAGCCCGCCTAGCTTGTCCGCCGCTTCTTGCACGACGCGCGCTGCCTCGCCCGCCTCGCTCACGTCACCCTGAATCAGGCGGATACGGTCCGGCAATTCCGCGCGCAGCGCTTGTGCAGCCGCTTCGCTTTCGTGGAAATGCGCGACCACGTGGGCACCCTGTGCCGCGAACGCCCGAACAACAGCCGCGCCGATTCCGGTCGACCCCCCGGTAATGAGAACTTTCGTGTCCTTCAGGTCGCCAATCTGCATCTGCTCAAGTCCAGGCATGGGATGTCCTCCGAACGGATCTGTCTAAGCGCGGCGCGCTACCGCACGCCACAGGCATCAAATCGGGAAAATAATGACATAGCGTAGAATGAAGCAGGTTCACTGAAGCGATGAATCGCATTCACCATGTCAAAGAACGACCGCATCGACTTCGCCGACCTGAAGCTGTTTCTCGCCATAGTCAGATGCGGAAGCTTCAGGCTCGCCGCCATTGAAGCAGGACAGACGCCCTCGGCTGTTAGTCACGCAATGCGGCGGCTGGAAGATCGGCTCGGTGCGAAGCTGCTGAACCGCACGAGCAGGGCGGTGTCGCCTACGGAGACGGGGCTCGATCTCGCTTCGCGGTTGCAGGACGGGTTCAACCAGATCGGCTCCGCACTTGAAACCTTCGAAGCGCCTGGAACGGCGAGGCTAGGATCTCTTCGCCTGAATGTTTTCGCAGATGCGGCTCACCTGCTGATCGCACCGGCATTGCCGGAATTCGCACGAGTCTGTCCCGGGGTGCAGCTCACAGTGGTTGTCGACAATCGTCCGATCGATATCGTCGCGGAAGGCTACGACGCTGGAATTCGCTACGGTCATCATGTTCCGGAAGACATGATCGCAGTGCCCCTCACTCGCCGGCAGCGATGGGTGATGGTTGCGTCGCCCGCGTATCTGAAGAAGCACGGTACGCCTCGCCAACTCGGCGAACTCGTGAACCACCATTGCCTACAACTTCTGCTCGGCGACAATTCCAGCTACCGCTGGGAAGTCGACGTTGCCGGGAAAAAAAGGGCTATCCGGGTGCCAGGAGCCATTACGATCAACGACACCGTGACGACGATCAGCGCGTGCAAAGCCGGAATGGGGATAGCGTACGTTCTGGAGGCCCGGATCGCTGACGAGCTTGCGCGCCGTACTCTGAAAGTGGTCCTCGAAGAGCATGCCTGCGCGGAGGATCCCTTGCATATCTACTACAGTAGTCGTCGCTACAACCATCCCGCCTTGCTTCGACTGATAAACATCATTCGCGAACTGCAGTCGCTTCCGAAAATTGCAAAGGCGCGTGGTTGAGCCGGGAATGCAGTGCTCGTGGCAGCGGCGCGCGTCTGCAAACGCCGGGAGGGTGCCACAGGTCAGTTCGACTACTGGCGTGCGGTGTCGTGCGATCGCATTTTGCCGTAAAGCGCGACGCGGGCGCACCGCTTGACCATGCGCTACGCGTACAAACGAACTTGCCGGCCGCACCGCCGATGTAGGCAAGCGCCAGGGCCGTTCCCGTCAGTTGTGGCGATACGCCTTTTGCCTTGAGCAGAAATGGCAGGAACGTGAGGAGCCCCATGCGCACGGCAGTATCGAGCCCGCCGATGGCGAACAGCGGACAGGCTGCCGGTTGATGCGCAGCGACGGTTGCTTTCAGCGCCGTTGCCCATTCGGCCGCCCGCCGGCGATCACCCGTTCCAGCGACATCTTCAGGTGACGCTGCATGCTCGCCTGAGCCTGGATCGGATCATGCGCTTCGAGCGCTTCGAGGATCAAGCGATGCTCATCAGGCACCGCGCCCCATGTGCTCTCGTTTTCGAAATGGCCGCGCAGCTTTTCGGACAGCGGGCTG from Paraburkholderia caribensis encodes the following:
- a CDS encoding ARMT1-like domain-containing protein; this encodes MISPVSIAKSSTKALSYLSEVLTETKDRFHRTPDLILVGNFFDPNPVHVMGQLSTITQAHRDAWLERSIRRNDEFSEGLAGLGAHPIIVSKPSGQASAELRDCVDALLKRMCVTVG
- a CDS encoding IS6 family transposase, coding for MNKTKSPYHGHRFPAVVISCAVRWYFRFSLSLRDIEELLLERGVVVTYETIRCWCDKFGAGFARCAKAVRRRPGRAWHLDEMFVTLRGEPYLLWRAVDEHGAELDVLVQKRRDKAAARRFFRRLLRSNPVPRKIVTDQLRSYPAAKADIPELAQVKHVFVKAAARINNRAENSHQPTRRRERQMCGFRDARRTQAFLSCFGPIRQHFALPRHRMNAECHRAILKERLATWYGWTVSGAERLLW
- a CDS encoding aldo/keto reductase; translated protein: MKQRKFGNTESSVFEIGFGAWAIGGSWGDVAESDAKSALHAALDNGTTFIDTADVYGDGRSERIIADVLKERTGTRPFVATKAGRRLDPHLADGYTAANLNAFVDRSLKNLDVECLDLVQLHCPPTEVYYRPEVFDALDRMVVSGKIRCYGVSVEKVEEGLKAIEYPGVKSVQIIYNIFRQRPTRFIQEAHERGVAVIVRVPLASGLLTGKMTRETTFAANDHRLFNRNGESFDKGETFAGVPYEIALDAVDEIRSLLPQNTTMAQFALRWILMNQGVTTVIPGAKNAAQARGNSEASELPPLSDSAMAVLRALYLEKIAPHVHHQW
- a CDS encoding SDR family NAD(P)-dependent oxidoreductase gives rise to the protein MPGLEQMQIGDLKDTKVLITGGSTGIGAAVVRAFAAQGAHVVAHFHESEAAAQALRAELPDRIRLIQGDVSEAGEAARVVQEAADKLGGLDGLINNAGGMLGRLASVSASASHFEQVVSLNARSVWEATSAAYPFLKAAGGYIINTTSIAARTGGGAGAVLYAASKSFVSSLTRGHAKEFVDDGIRVNAVSPGLIQTPFHDKYTPPHIRASQTATVPMGREGLPEECVGAFLFLASRAMSGYITGQIIEVNGGQLMP
- a CDS encoding LysR family transcriptional regulator — encoded protein: MSKNDRIDFADLKLFLAIVRCGSFRLAAIEAGQTPSAVSHAMRRLEDRLGAKLLNRTSRAVSPTETGLDLASRLQDGFNQIGSALETFEAPGTARLGSLRLNVFADAAHLLIAPALPEFARVCPGVQLTVVVDNRPIDIVAEGYDAGIRYGHHVPEDMIAVPLTRRQRWVMVASPAYLKKHGTPRQLGELVNHHCLQLLLGDNSSYRWEVDVAGKKRAIRVPGAITINDTVTTISACKAGMGIAYVLEARIADELARRTLKVVLEEHACAEDPLHIYYSSRRYNHPALLRLINIIRELQSLPKIAKARG